The following DNA comes from Pseudomonas triticicola.
GTGCCGGCGGTGGCCATGACCCTGTGGTTCCTCAGCACCCTGCACACCGCGCCGGACGCGATGAACGCCATCATCAAACAGGCGCTCGGCTTCGTCCTCTTCGCCACCGCCCTGGCAATCTTCTTCAAGAAACGCTTGCTCGAATTCGCCCACAAACGCGCGGGTGGCAACTACAACCCGAGCGGTTCGCGGCTTAACGTGATGACGGTGATCACCGGTCTGATCCTCGGCACCATGGTCGCCCTGACCTCGATCGGCGCCGGCGCACTGGGCACCGTCGCCTTGTTTATCCTTTACCCACTGCTGCCAACCCGCCGCCTGGTCGGCACCGAAATCGCCCACGCCGTACCCCTGACCCTCGTCGCCGGCCTCGGCCACGCAAGCATGGGCAACATGGACTGGGGCGTGCTGGGCTTCCTGCTGATGGGCTCGCTGCCCGGCATCTGGCTCGGCAGCCACCTGACCGGACGCATCTCCGACGAAGTCCTGCGCCCGTGCCTGGCGACGATGCTGGTGTTGATTGGTTACAAGTTGGCGTTCTGATTCGACCTGGAGAAAACACTTCCAATGCAGCGGCCTTAGGGATGTGCCGATGATCGCTTGCGTCATGTTGCGCAAAGTTCTCCCTGACCTAAGCTTCTGACAGGGCAATGCCTTTTTGCCAGACGCCGCCGGAACAATCGCCACGATGCGCAATCAGTAGTGCGTGGATATCAAAAGGAGATGCGCATGCTCATCAGGTCCCTGACCCTGACCCTCTTGCTGGCAATCGCCGGCCCCCTGTTCGCCGCCGACAGCGATTCACCCCTGGCCGGGGACGTGGGCCGCGCCCGCCCGCTGATCGTGATTGCGCAAAGCACCGTCGACCCGGTGTGGCTGAGCCTGAAAAAGTCGCTGGAAGACCCCGCCAACAAAAAGGGCGTCACCGACCGCAACATCAAGGTCTACACCATCCTCAGCATGTCCGGCCAGCTCGACGGCAAGGACATGGGCCAGCAGGACACCATGGCCCTGCTGCGTTCGCTGAAGCTCGGTGCCGGCGCTTATCCAAAAGTGTTCCTGGTGGGCAAGGACGGCGAAACCAAGCTCTCCGCCTCGGGTGATGAAGCCAAGGCATTGAGCCTGGCGAAAATCTTCGAAACCATCGACGCCATGCCCATGGCCGAAAAAGAAGCCGCCGCTGCGGCCGCCGCCGCACAAACGCCTGCCGCCACCGAGCCGGAACCGGCCAAAGGCGCGAAGGGCAGCAAACCGGCGAAACCAAGCAAACCACCGCAGATGCCGGATGATTGATTGCGCGTTGCGTGAGTGAAGCAAAATCCCTGTGGGAGCTGGCAAACCAGCTCCCACATTTTTTTGTGAAGTGCACAGTTCAAATGTGGGAGCGAGCCTGCTCGCGATAGCGGTTTTTCAGGCGCTGAAAGGTGACTGATCGAGCGCATTCGCGAGCAGGCTCGCTCCCACAAGTCATCTGCTGATCGAAAGTCATTGCAGCATGTGCCTGCCGAAACGTCTGACGCCAACACCCTTCAAATCGAGTGGATTTTTCCTGCAAGACGCGGCGGTCGTGGTGAACTGGTGCGTTGTGACGCAGAGGGATAACCTCTTTTGGCCGCTGAAAAACACAGTGGTCGGATGTGGAAGTCCGGTTGTTCGGTTACATCCATCAATGTCTCAAAAGCGCATGTCGACGGGTTTTATGTCAACATCGCCGCGTTTTGGCGGCTGTGCGCAGGAGCACTCTCGAGTGCGCCGGGTATTGGTGGATTGGCCTGGTCTTCCACACCTGCGTACAGCTGCCACCCTCATGTGGAAGT
Coding sequences within:
- a CDS encoding sulfite exporter TauE/SafE family protein; the protein is MELANFGLVIAGLVVGFIVGMTGVGGGSLMTPILLWFGINPATAVGTDLLYAAITKSSAVLVHRKNKNIDWAITGWLTLGSVPAVAMTLWFLSTLHTAPDAMNAIIKQALGFVLFATALAIFFKKRLLEFAHKRAGGNYNPSGSRLNVMTVITGLILGTMVALTSIGAGALGTVALFILYPLLPTRRLVGTEIAHAVPLTLVAGLGHASMGNMDWGVLGFLLMGSLPGIWLGSHLTGRISDEVLRPCLATMLVLIGYKLAF
- a CDS encoding DUF4174 domain-containing protein; amino-acid sequence: MLIRSLTLTLLLAIAGPLFAADSDSPLAGDVGRARPLIVIAQSTVDPVWLSLKKSLEDPANKKGVTDRNIKVYTILSMSGQLDGKDMGQQDTMALLRSLKLGAGAYPKVFLVGKDGETKLSASGDEAKALSLAKIFETIDAMPMAEKEAAAAAAAAQTPAATEPEPAKGAKGSKPAKPSKPPQMPDD